DNA from Chloroflexi bacterium ADurb.Bin180:
CACATGCGAGAGATTAGCCAGTGCTCCGTAGTAGTTGGCTGGCTTCCACGCAAGGAGGGCCTGAGTGATCCCCCAGACGACACCTCCAGCCAGTGCCGGAGGCGTCATCTTCCCCAGCCCGTACATCAGGCGCGTAGGCAGAGAACGCTGGAAGAGGGACTGCTTTTGCCCTGTCATCGTCATCAGTTCATCGTAGACGCAACCACGCACCCTCGGGCGTCCCTGCGCATGGACGCTACCAAGCGGAGCTGCAAAGGGCCTATTTGGTAGCCTCTCTCGGAGGCAGGGGGTCCATCAACGAGCGCGGGCCCTCCACCAGCACGGGGATGGCTCTTGCCACACACAGGACCACGGCGACCCATGCGGCCAGCTGAGCAGCACTGGCAACGGGCCTCAGGCCTCCGCCCCCACCGACCGCCAGGCCATGCTGAATAGCGAGGAGACAGAAAGCGATCGCTTTCGCGATGCCGTACGGAGTGCGTAGCCAGGGCGACTTCACGAGGAACTTCCCCAATCGTGAGCGCATCAGCCCGAAGGGGGTCAACCCCCGCGAGGGAGCAACCGAGCGAAGCGCATCGACGAATACACCCCGCCCGATGACCAGTAGTGGTATAGCGATTGGGATGAGGTCCAGATCCGCGTAGACAACCCATAGAAGCAACTCGACGGTCCGGTCAGCAGCAATATCGAGGACACTGCCGATGAGTGATTCCTGATGCAAAGCCCTGGCAACAACGCCATCCAACGTGTCCATCAAGATGAGCAGGACGATAAGTCCAGCCGCGACGAAGCGGGCGCTACTCTCTGGCTGGTACAAAAGGCCCACAACGACGATCAACAACGGAAGCCGAGCTAACGTAATCGCATTTGCCATCGCGCTAGCCCTCACCCTGAACCTGACACAACATACCTGCTGTGGACGCACGCAGCTCCCCGGGGAGAACTCCAGCCTCCATTAGGCTTCGGAGAGCTCGGAGCGCTAGCACGGGCTGCAGCAGCGCATCGTCAGGAGGTGTATCCGGTGCAAGCAGCTCGACCCAAGGCTGTGCCAGCACATCTCGCACTGGCCAGGCGCCAGCACTAAGGAATTCGGCCAAGGCTGAACGATTCACCCGCAGGAGACTCGTGGAGTCAGGAGTTGGCCCGACACGACGGGCGGGGAGTAGGTACAATGCCTGCACCAGGGCATCCGGGACCTCACCGCCTCCCAGCCGCGGTGGGGTGAGTACAAAAAGGTGTGGAGTGCTCACAGGCACGTCTGGCAGTACGTGGATGCCACTGGACTCATCCATGACATAAGCGTGGCTCGCCGGGCAGAGATCCACCCGGAATCGCCAGGTCGTCTGGATGTGGCGAATCAGTCCTCGATGCAGTGGAAATGTGCCATCCGGCTGAATCTTGGCCGTGCCCACCCCGATGGCAGCTCCGCCCGATGCCAGATGTCCCCAGAAGCGGGATTGCCCCAACTCGAGGTAGTAACTTCGCTCGTCGTAGACGAGACCCGCAACGCTGATCAGTCGCAGCGCACGCCCTCGCAACGCCGGTGACTCAGTTCCCGCTAACTGCGGGTATGCCGCAAAGAGATCCACGTCTTTTAGCCTCCCCAACCCACGTGTCGGATTATACCACTAGCGTCCATGACTCCAAACCAACACGTGGGGGACAAAGGCAGAGTAGCGCTCGGGCCCTCTCTGTGCTAGAATGGGCTTCCGTGTCGAGTAGCAGATGCTGGTGAGTTGGTGCCCAGCGACGATCTGCAACACCCATAACCACGCAAGGATCGAGAGAAGCGAGCATACAGGATGTACTGCCACCAATGCGGTCGACCCATTGCCAACGGCCTAACGCACTGCCCACGGTGCAATGCACCACTTCCGGTCGCTGATGAAATAGTCAAGACTGACTGGGAGTATGCTGCGTCAACCATTGCCGCAAAGGAGGCCATAATAGCGCGGCTGCGCCGCTTCATCCCACCCGCCATTGC
Protein-coding regions in this window:
- a CDS encoding phosphatidylglycerophosphate synthetase gives rise to the protein MANAITLARLPLLIVVVGLLYQPESSARFVAAGLIVLLILMDTLDGVVARALHQESLIGSVLDIAADRTVELLLWVVYADLDLIPIAIPLLVIGRGVFVDALRSVAPSRGLTPFGLMRSRLGKFLVKSPWLRTPYGIAKAIAFCLLAIQHGLAVGGGGGLRPVASAAQLAAWVAVVLCVARAIPVLVEGPRSLMDPLPPREATK